Sequence from the Pseudophaeobacter arcticus DSM 23566 genome:
GAAGAGTCGAGATCCAGGCCGAAGCCGATGAGCTTCGCCTGGATCTTGATCGTCTGACCCTGGAAATTGCCGCGATCGAAAACCTCACCCATCGCCTGTCGGATGACTATCTGGACCTGGACCTGCTGGATGAGCAGGCGCGCTCGGTGCTGGGCCTGCTGCGTGCAGACGAAATCGTCATCCAATAAACGCTTTTTGCACCCCTCCTGTGGCACAGCGGACTGATCTGGCTGTTGAACAGGTTTGACCATCATGCAACCATACGGAAAATGCTCTGCGGCGGCAGGCCATTTGGCGTGGCTCTTGGGTCCGCGTCGGGGTTTTTGCTGTGTCTTTTCTGCGGTGAAATAACCCGAGGTCACAAAAGGTCTCGCCAGCCAGGTCAAATTCAACTATTAATTAGTTTAACACTAAACTATCTAGCCTCAAGGGGGAGCCCGCACCGATGGCAGCTAGGAAAAGCACAAAGAAACCAAATGTTTCTGCCGAGGAACTGACCAAGTATTACCGTGACATGCTGTTGATCCGTCGATTCGAAGAAAAGGCCGGTCAGCTCTATGGGATGGGGCTTATTGGCGGGTTCTGTCACCTCTATATCGGCCAGGAGGCCGTTGTTGTTGGCCTGGAGGCCGCAGCAGAAGAAGGCGACAAACGCATCACCTCTTATCGCGATCACGGTCATATGCTGGCCTGTGGCATGGATCCAAGTGGTGTCATGGCCGAATTGACGGGGCGCGAAGGTGGCCTGTCCAAAGGCAAGGGCGGGTCGATGCATATGTTCTCGAAAGAGAAGCATTTCTACGGTGGCCACGGTATTGTTGGCGCCCAGGTGCCGCTGGGGGCCGGTCTGGCCTTTGCTGACAAATACAAAGACAACGGTCGCGTGACATTCACCTATTTTGGCGATGGCGCTGCCAACCAGGGCCAGGTCTATGAGACCTTCAACATGGCCGCCATCTGGGACCTGCCGGTGATCTTTGTCATTGAGAACAATCAATATGCCATGGGCACAGCGCAGGCGCGTTCGACCTCGACCCCTGACATCTACACCCGTGGTCAGGCCTTTGGCATCCCCGGTGAAGCCGTCGACGGCATGGATGTTCTGGCCGTAAAGGAGGCCAGCGAACGGGCCACGGCGCACTGCCGCTCTGGCAAGGGGCCTTATATTCTTGAGGTCAAAACCTACCGCTACCGCGGCCATTCGATGTCGGATCCGGCCAAGTATCGCACCCGTGAAGAGGTGCAAAAGATGCGCAGCGAACGCGACCCGATCGAACAGGTCCGCGATCTTCTCCTGACGGGCAAACACGCCACCGAGGAGGATTTGAAAGCGATCGACAAAGAGATCAAAGAGGTGGTCAACCAATCCGCCGAATTTGCCCGCACCAGCCCGGAACCAGCGCTCGAAGAGCTCTGGACCGACATCTACGCCTGAGGGGAAGAGAAGAGATATGGCAACTGAGATTCTGATGCCCGCCCTGTCGCCAACCATGGAGGAAGGCACGCTGGCCAAATGGCTGGTCAAGGAAGGCGATACCGTGAGTTCCGGCGATATTCTGGCCGAGATCGAAACCGACAAGGCCACCATGGAGTTCGAAGCTGTCGATGAAGGCATCATCGGCAAGATCCTGATCTCCGAAGGCTCTGAGGGCGTGAAGGTAAACACGCCGATTGCCGTTCTGGTCGAAGAGGGCGAAAGCCTGGACGCTGCGCCTGCGGCGGGCAAGGAAGCGCCGGCGGCCGGGGCACCTACGGCGCCCGCAGCCCCCGCCGCTGCTGCCGCGGCCCCTGCCGCACCTGTGGTCGATACCAGCCCGGACTGGCCCGAAGGCACCGAGGTGGTAAAGACCACGGTCCGCGAAGCCCTGCGCGACGCCATGGCGGAAGAGATGCGCGGCAATGAAAACGTATTCTTGATGGGGGAAGAGGTCGCCGAATACCAGGGCGCCTACAAGATCAGCCAAGGCTTGCTGGACGAATTTGGCCCCAAGCGGATCATCGACACGCCGATCACCGAACACGGCTTTGCCGGGATCGCCACCGGCGCCGCCTTTGGCGGGCTGAACCCGATTGTCGAGTTCATGACCTTCAACTTCGCCATGCAGGCGATTGACCAAATCATCAACTCTGCGGCCAAGACGCTTTATATGTCTGGCGGTCAGATGGGCGCACCTATGGTGTTCCGCGGCCCCAATGGTGCCGCTGCCCGCGTCGGCGCCCAGCACAGCCAGGACTATGCCGCCTGGTACATGCAGGTGCCTGGCCTCAAGGTTGTCATGCCCTATTCGGCCTCTGATGCCAAAGGTCTGCTGAAATCCGCGATCCGCGATCCCAACCCGGTGATCTTCCTGGAGAATGAAATTCTCTATGGTCGTTCCTTTGACGTGCCCAAGATGGATGACTTCACCGTTCCCTTTGGCAAGGCGCGGATCTGGCGCGAAGGCTCTGACGCCACCATCGTTTCCTTTGGCATTGGCATGCAATACGCCCTGGAAGCCGCTGACCAGCTGGCCGCAGAGGGGATCTCAGCCGAGGTCATCGACCTGCGCACCCTGCGCCCGATGGATCTGCCGACGGTGATCAAATCGGTGATGAAGACCAACCGCCTGGTCACCGTCGAGGAAGGCTGGCCGCAGGGCTCTGTTGGCAGCTATATCGCCTCGGAAGTGATGCAGCAGGCCTTTGATTACCTGGATGCCCCGGTCATCACCTGCACCGGCAAGGACGTGCCTATGCCCTATGCCGCCAATCTGGAACGCCACGCCCTGATCACCACCGACGAGGTGGTCGCAGCCGTGAAGCAAGTGACCTATCGGTGAGGCAGGCGTAATGGCAATTTTTGATCCAATTCCTCACGATGGAGGCTATCGCTATAGCATTCGTGATGAAGCTTCTAATAAGATCTATGTCGTTTTTGTAACACGCGAAATGCTAGATGATGCCGTCGGCGACAATCGCACTGATGAACAGTCAATAAGCTGGATGCGTGAAAATGAGGCGGAGCTCCATAAAGCATGGAGCGCAAGGGTCTTTGGAGGCCCTAGCATAGCTCCGTTCAATCGCATCTTCGTCCGGGAGGAAAGCTAATGCCCACTGAAATTCTCATGCCCGCCCTCTCTCCCACCATGGAGGAAGGCACGCTGGCAAAATGGCTGGTCAAGGAGGGCGACACCGTCTCCTCCGGCGACCTGATTGCCGAAATCGAGACCGACAAGGCCACGATGGAATTCGAGGCCGTGGACGAAGGCACCGTCGGCAAGATCCTGATCGCTGAAGGCTCCGAGGGGGTCAAGGTCAATACCCCCATCGCGATCCTCCTGGAGGAGGGCGAAAGCGCCGATGATATCACAACAGCTGCGGCGCAACCGGAAGCGGCCGCCGCCGCTGACGCGGGCGCGGCGGCGGCCTCCGGCGGAGGCTCCGACGCGCCCGCTGCCCCCGCGACGCCGGCTCCTGCAGCCGCCGCCGCCGCAGATGGGTCGCGCATCTTTGCCTCGCCCCTGGCCCGTCGCATCGCCGCCGACAAGGGGCTCGACCTCAGCGCGCTCAGCGGCTCCGGCCCACGTGGCCGCATCGTTAAGGCTGACGTCGAAAACGCCAGTGCCGCCGCGCCGCAAGCCGCGGCCAAACCAGTAGCAGCGGCCCCTGCCCCGGCAGCCGCCGCGCCCGCTGGGCCTTCGGCGGATATGGTCGCCAAGATGTATGAAACCCGCAGCTTCGAGGAGGTCAAACTCGACGGCATGCGCAAAACCATCGCTGCCCGTCTCACCGAAGCCAAGCAGACCGTGCCGCATTTTTATCTGCGCCGCGACATCCAGCTGGATGCGCTGCTCAAGTTCCGCGCCCAGCTGAACAAGCAGCTCGAAACCCGGGGTGTCAAACTCTCGGTGAATGATTTTATCATCAAGGCCGTGGCGCTGGCACTGCAGGCAGTTCCAGATGCCAATGCCGTCTGGGCGGGAGACCGGGTGCTGAAGATGAAAGCCTCGGATGTGGCCGTTGCGGTTGCCATCGAGGGCGGCTTGTTCACGCCAGTGCTGCAGGACAGCGAGCTCAAATCCCTCTCGGCGCTCTCGGCAGAGATGAAAGATCTGGCGGCCCGCGCCCGTGATCGCAAACTGGCCCCACATGAGTATCAGGGCGGCAGCTTTGCCATCTCCAACTTGGGCATGTTTGGTATCGACAATTTTGACGCCATCGTGAACCCACCCCATGCCGGCATTCTTGCGGTTGGCGCCGGCAGCAAAAAGCCGGTTGTGGGGGCGGATGGTGAGCTGAAAGTGGCGACTGTGATGTCTGTCACCATGTCTGTTGATCACCGGGTCATAGACGGCGCCCTGGGCGCGCAGCTGTTGCAGGCGATTGTCGAAAACCTGGAAAACCCTATGGTCATGTTGGCCTAACCGCCGAACAGGCCCGCTTCAAAACAGGCCTTCTCCAAAACAGGCCTGACACCAAAACGGGCCTGACACCAAACCCCGAGGCAGAGACTGCCTCGGCGCCCCAGTTGCAGATTGATCCTGCGGCTGGGGCTTTGGTTTCTCAGGCTATGTTTGTATTCATGGGCCTGTTGAATTTACTGAAGCAGCTGTTTTCAATGGAAATTTTTTGCTCTGTAACCGCGCTTGAATCGCCAGTCCTTTGGTGGCCAGATAAACGGTTACCTCGGCGGGCTTAACCCCAGGCTGAATCAAAACCAGGCTGAAACAAAAAAGGGGCAGAATATG
This genomic interval carries:
- a CDS encoding FtsB family cell division protein, with the translated sequence MTRSHKPSLGSFTFFVVAFALGAYFTFAAVQGDFGLFRRVEIQAEADELRLDLDRLTLEIAAIENLTHRLSDDYLDLDLLDEQARSVLGLLRADEIVIQ
- the pdhA gene encoding pyruvate dehydrogenase (acetyl-transferring) E1 component subunit alpha, translated to MAARKSTKKPNVSAEELTKYYRDMLLIRRFEEKAGQLYGMGLIGGFCHLYIGQEAVVVGLEAAAEEGDKRITSYRDHGHMLACGMDPSGVMAELTGREGGLSKGKGGSMHMFSKEKHFYGGHGIVGAQVPLGAGLAFADKYKDNGRVTFTYFGDGAANQGQVYETFNMAAIWDLPVIFVIENNQYAMGTAQARSTSTPDIYTRGQAFGIPGEAVDGMDVLAVKEASERATAHCRSGKGPYILEVKTYRYRGHSMSDPAKYRTREEVQKMRSERDPIEQVRDLLLTGKHATEEDLKAIDKEIKEVVNQSAEFARTSPEPALEELWTDIYA
- a CDS encoding pyruvate dehydrogenase complex E1 component subunit beta; this encodes MATEILMPALSPTMEEGTLAKWLVKEGDTVSSGDILAEIETDKATMEFEAVDEGIIGKILISEGSEGVKVNTPIAVLVEEGESLDAAPAAGKEAPAAGAPTAPAAPAAAAAAPAAPVVDTSPDWPEGTEVVKTTVREALRDAMAEEMRGNENVFLMGEEVAEYQGAYKISQGLLDEFGPKRIIDTPITEHGFAGIATGAAFGGLNPIVEFMTFNFAMQAIDQIINSAAKTLYMSGGQMGAPMVFRGPNGAAARVGAQHSQDYAAWYMQVPGLKVVMPYSASDAKGLLKSAIRDPNPVIFLENEILYGRSFDVPKMDDFTVPFGKARIWREGSDATIVSFGIGMQYALEAADQLAAEGISAEVIDLRTLRPMDLPTVIKSVMKTNRLVTVEEGWPQGSVGSYIASEVMQQAFDYLDAPVITCTGKDVPMPYAANLERHALITTDEVVAAVKQVTYR
- a CDS encoding pyruvate dehydrogenase complex dihydrolipoamide acetyltransferase, whose amino-acid sequence is MPTEILMPALSPTMEEGTLAKWLVKEGDTVSSGDLIAEIETDKATMEFEAVDEGTVGKILIAEGSEGVKVNTPIAILLEEGESADDITTAAAQPEAAAAADAGAAAASGGGSDAPAAPATPAPAAAAAADGSRIFASPLARRIAADKGLDLSALSGSGPRGRIVKADVENASAAAPQAAAKPVAAAPAPAAAAPAGPSADMVAKMYETRSFEEVKLDGMRKTIAARLTEAKQTVPHFYLRRDIQLDALLKFRAQLNKQLETRGVKLSVNDFIIKAVALALQAVPDANAVWAGDRVLKMKASDVAVAVAIEGGLFTPVLQDSELKSLSALSAEMKDLAARARDRKLAPHEYQGGSFAISNLGMFGIDNFDAIVNPPHAGILAVGAGSKKPVVGADGELKVATVMSVTMSVDHRVIDGALGAQLLQAIVENLENPMVMLA